One genomic window of Camelina sativa cultivar DH55 chromosome 5, Cs, whole genome shotgun sequence includes the following:
- the LOC104787398 gene encoding purple acid phosphatase 6-like, translating into MKMLILAFLFFSMTTIINGGITSKFVRQALPSIEMSLETFPSPGGYNTPEQVHLTQGDHDGRAMIVSWVTPLNLAGSNVVTYWIAGNSSDVTPAKKRAHASTKSYRFYDYSSGFLHHSNIKGLEYDTKYIYEVGTDKSVRQFSFTTPPKVGPDVPYTFGIIGDLGQTYASNETLYHYMSNPKGQAVLFVGDLSYADNHPNHDQRKWDTWGRFVEPCAAYQPFIFAAGNHEIDYVPNIGEPHAFKPYTHRYPNAYKASQSTSPLWYSVKRASAYIIVLSSYSAYGKYTPQYIWLEQELKKVNREETPWLIVMVHSPWYNSNNYHYMEGESMRLMFESWLLNSKVDLVLSGHVHAYERSERISNVKYNITNGLSSPVKDSSAPIYLTIGDGGNIEGIANSFTDPQPSYSAYREASFGHAVLEIKNKTHAQYTWHRNQDNEPVAADSIMLHNRHFFPVEEIESGNVSV; encoded by the exons atgaAGATGCTTATTTtagcctttttgttttttagcatGACCACTATCATCAATGGTGGAATCACGAGTAAATTTGTTCGTCAAGCTTTACCGTCCATTGAGATGTCTCTCGAAACTTTCCCTTCTCCTGGTGGTTACAACACTCCTGAACAG GTTCATCTAACACAAGGAGATCACGATGGACGTGCCATGATTGTCTCGTGGGTTACGCCGCTAAACCTCGCTGGTTCTAACGTCGTTACTTACTGGATCGCTGGTAATAGTAGTGACGTAACGCCAGCAAAGAAGAGAGCTCACGCTTCCACGAAGTCTTACAGATTCTATGACTATTCCTCTGGTTTCCTCCATCATTCTAACATTAAAGGACTCGAG TACGATACCAAGTACATCTATGAGGTTGGTACCGATAAATCCGTTAGACAATTCTCCTTCACTACTCCTCCAAAGGTTGGACCTGATGTTCCATACACATTCGGCATCATTg GTGATCTTGGACAAACTTATGCTTCTAACGAGACATTGTATCATTACATGTCGAACCCTAAAGGCCAAGCCGTTCTCTTTGTCGGAGACTTGTCTTACGCAGACAACCATCCGAACCATGACCAGAGGAAATGGGATACTTGGGGAAGATTCGTGGAGCCCTGTGCTGCTTATCAGCCGTTCATTTTTGCTGCCGGGAATCATGAGATTGATTACGTTCCGAACATA GGTGAGCCTCACGCTTTCAAACCCTACACTCACCGTTACCCCAATGCCTACAAAGCTTCACAGAGTACTTCTCCTCTTTGGTACTCGGTCAAACGCGCCTCTGCTTACATTATCGTCCTCTCCTCCTACTCTGCCTACG GCAAATATACTCCTCAATACATTTGGCTCGAGCAAGAGCTGAAGAAGGTGAACAGAGAAGAGACTCCATGGTTGATTGTCATGGTTCACTCACCGTGGTACAACAGTAATAACTACCATTACATGGAAGGTGAGAGCATGAGATTAATGTTTGAGTCGTGGCTCCTTAACAGCAAGGTCGATCTGGTTTTGTCTGGTCATGTCCATGCCTACGAGAGATCCGAACGTATCTCTAATGTCAAATACAATATCACCAATGGCTTGAGCTCTCCGGTGAAAGACTCGTCTGCTCCCATTTACCTCACCATCGGAGATGGAGGAAACATTGAAGGAATCGCAAACAGTTTCACTGATCCACAACCAAGTTACTCGGCGTATAGGGAGGCAAGTTTTGGTCATGCGGTTTTAGAGATCAAAAACAAGACTCATGCGCAGTACACATGGCATAGGAACCAAGACAACGAACCTGTCGCCGCAGATTCTATTATGTTGCATAATAGACACTTCTTTCCGGTGGAAGAAATCGAATCTGGCAATGTTAGCGTTTGA